AAAGCCCGAGCGTGGAACTGCAACTGACCGGTACCAGCTACACCATGGCGACACCGAACATTGCCACTTCACCGGAGGAAGTCAGCTTCGGCGCCGTGCAGGTCGGTACCACAGCAGAGCAGACCGTCACTGTCTCCAACACCGGTGCCGCTGCCCTGAACATCGCTGCGATCAACATCAACGGTGCGACCAGCGAATTCATGCAGACTAACGACTGTGCCACGGTGGCGCCTGACGCGAGCTGTGCGGTCACTGTGACCTATACACCGGCCTCCGCCGACGCGGGCGCGGCTGAACTGGTCATCGAGTCCGACGATCCGGATACCGCGAGCCTGACCGTTCCGCTGAGCGGCGAGGGTGATGACGGCAGCAGCGGCACCGTCGACTTCCTGTTGGATCTCGAAGGTTCCACTTACATCAACGCGTCTGACAGCACACTGCCGCTCAACGGCACGATCGACGCGGTACTGGAGCTGGCAACCGGTATGTACACGGCGGACCTGAACATTGAGCCGACCCAGGGCTCGTTCCAGGTGCTCAAGTTCTTCAGGAAGCTCAAGGCCACGGCGAACGTCGAGTTCGAGCCGGTGGAGCAGACGACGGGCACCCTGAATAACGGCACGCTGACGGCCGAGTCGAAGCTGATCGTCAAGGTACCCAAGGTCACCATCAACCTGTTTGGTTTCAAGTTGCCAATCGGCGGTGGCGACCAGTGCCAGACTATGGATCCAGTCACTATCAGCATGCAGTCGCCTGAAGGCGAAACCTTCAAGCCGGCTGAAGGTGGCAACCTCACCGGCACCTATGCACTGCCGCCCCTGGAGAACTGCGGCGGTCTGACCGACATCCTCAACCTGTTCCTGGCAGGTGACGGTAACGAGATCAATCTCTCCTTGACTCCGAACCTCTAAGGATGTTGCCGGGTGCCCTGTACCGGGGCGCCCGGCTCCCCCTCTGGGTGCCCTGTCCTCCGGGGCTGCGCCTTTGGGGGGATAACCGACAATAACGACAAACGTTCTCCGAACAAGCAACAAAAGACCAACAACAAAGAAGGAACACGACCATGAAAAGCCTGAAAACGACAGCCCTGGCGCTGGCTGTTTCCGGACTGCCCCTGATGGCGCAGGCGGAACTGAAGGCGCTGGACGACTCCGCGATGGGCGGTATTACCGGCCAGGCGGGTGTGACCATCGAACTGGAAACCCAGGTCAACATCGGCGAATTCCGCTACGTCGATGAAGGCACGCTGGCGGTCAGCGATATCTTCGTCGGCGGCGCTGGGCGCGACGACATGTTCTCCGAACTGGGTTTTGCCATCCCCAACGAAGCCACGGATCTGATCGACAATATCAAGATGAACATCGATGTGCTCGAGGACGGTGATGCCGCGATCGACATCTTTCCGCTCTTCGGGTCCCCGATCGACTTCGCGGTACGCACGGGCGCCTGGGAACTGAGGGGCGATACCGACAGTACGTTGTTGATGGACAACCTGTCGATCGAGGGCCTGTTCACCGAGTTCAAGATTCGCGTGGACACCGAAACTGACAATCTCAACCTGCGCACCCGTTTCGCCATCGACGACATGGATGTCGACGTGCCCTTCCTGGCCGTCGGTATCCGTGACCTGGAACTGACCGGTGCAGGCTACGACGATAACCCGAATATCGTCAGCCTTGGCGCAGTGGCTGAAATGGATGTCTACAAGGCACCGAACGCGGCCGGTGTAGACAGCCTTGCCGTGGATATCGAGACTTTCGACGCCGACATGAACATCGGCGGTGTGCTGGTAGGCGGTACATCCATCGGCTCCATGGCGCTGGATGACCTGTCGATTCAGGATACGCAGATGCGCATCTATGGCCACTGAGACGCATCGGATGAAAACCGATGCTTTAAATCCAATCCGTCCCTAACCCCAAGCCAGGCCTGAACACTTGCGCCCCCATCCGGAAACCGGACGGGGGCATTTTTTCGATACCCGAAGTGTGAAAATCCTGCGATCAATCGACCCGGGTAAGGGTGACGTCGATGTTTCCACGGGTAGCGTTGGAATAGGGGCATACGATATGGGCCTTGTCGATCAATTCCTTGGCCTGGTCGTCATCCATACCCGGGAGACTGATGCGCAGTTCCACTTCGATTCCGAAGCCTGTATCGGTCGGCCCGATACCTACAGCGCCCTCAATGGAGGCATCCTTCGGCATCGGCAGCTTGTCACGGCCGGCCACGAACTTCATGGCACCGATAAAACAGGCTGAATAACCCGCTGCAAACAGCTGCTCAGGATTGGTGCCTTCGCCGCCGGAACCGCCGAGTTCTTTGGGCGTGGTCAGTGCTACGTCCAGTACGCCATCAGAGGAAACGGCTCGGCCGTCCCGACCGCCAGTGGCTTCAGCGTATGCACGATAGGCTACTTTCTCGAGCGACATATCTCTTCTCCTTTGGTTCTGTTAAATGAAGTCCATGTCCCGGAAGCGACTGCTGCCGGACACGACACCGCAAAGCATAAAAAGGCCAGAACAATATTGCTCGCAAATATATTGCGCGCTAACTACATGATCAAGCTAGTCGCTAATTATCTTGTGCGCAAGTTAAATTTTAATGAGGGTAATTGAGCGAGGAGATAACGGGGTTTAACGAACCCCGAACTACAACAGGAGGGTTTTCCTTTGATATGCCGTTTGCCTGTTGCTAAAGCGACTTACGCAATTCCTCTCGTAGCGCAACGAGTTCGTCTCTCAGCGCCATCAGGCGCTCGAAGCTTCGGTCGCTGGCGCCGGCAATACAGCTGGGTATAGTCCGGGCTATTTCACGCATGGCCTTACCTTCGGGCGTAAGGCGTAATTCGACCACGCGCTCGTCCGTCGATCGACGGGTACGCTTGATCGCCCCTTCTGCTTCGAGTCTTTTCAGCAGGGGCGTCAGGGAACCCGGGTCAGTAAGAAGTTTCCGGCTCATTTCGCCCACCGTGAGGCCGTCGTTTTCCCAAAGCACCAGCATCGCTAAGTATTGGGGGTAGGTCAGGCCCAAAGCCTTGAGAAAGGGTTTGTAGACCTTGGTCATCATCAATGACGTGGAATGAAGGGCGAAGCAGAGCTGGTTTTCCAGCTGGAGTTCGGCACAGTCGTCGTTTTGGCTCATTACGGGCTCCCGAGGGATTGATGGCGGTAATTTATCGCGCAAACTAACGGGAAGCCAAGCTTTGTCGGACCACGGCACCCAGTGCGGGCTGCGGACCATATCGCTTGCATACTAGGGGCATGTACCGATGCGATAGCTGACAAGCGCCCTTGGCGTGGCACAAACGGATCACTAAAGTAAGGACTATGCCAGACGTTACCGCATCGAGAATCCGTTCCACGGCCGCTGGGCTTCCGCCCCTTGAGTTGCACCAACCTGAAGAGGCGGGCGCAAGGCTGGCTGAGTTTATCCACCGCCACCCCAACCTGCTGGTGCTCACTGGTGCCGGCGTTAGTACCGATTCCGGGATTCCCGATTACCGTGACGGGGAGGGCGCCTGGAAGCGTAAGCAGCCTGTACAGCACCAGGCCTTCATGACGGAGGATGACGTACGCCGCCGCTACTGGGGGCGCAGCCTCATTGGCTGGCCGGTGATGCGCAATGCCCAGCCCAATCCGGCTCACTTCCAATTGGCGGAACTGGAGCACCGCTCCCACTCGCGACTGGTCGTGACCCAGAACGTCGACCGCTTGCATCAACGTGCGGGTGCCAACGCCGTATTGGACCTGCACGGGCGCGCCGATCAGGTCGTCTGCATGAGCTGCGGCTACCGCTGCGCGCGGGATGAAGTGCATGATCGCTGCAGTGACCTGAACCCCGCCTTTCGCCACTATAAGGCCACGACTGCGCCCGACGGCGATGCAGATCTCGAGGTTGATTTCAGCGACTTCCGGGTTGCGAACTGCCCGAGGTGCGACGGTATTCTCAAACCGGATGTGGTTTTCTTTGGGGATTTCGTGCCCAAACAACGGGTGACGACGGCTCTGGATACGCTCAAGGAGAGTGACGGCCTGCTGGTAATTGGCTCCTCGCTCATGGTGTATTCCGGCTTCCGCTTTTGCCGTTACGCCAGGGAGTGGGGTAAGCCCATGGCAACACTCAACCTGGGGCGAACCCGTGCCGACGACCTGGTGAGCCTCAAGCTCAACGCACGTATCGGGGAAACCCTGAAGGTGGCCCTGGACGTGTTGTAGACAATATCCGGCTGGAACGCCTGGTCCGGCCGGACAGCGACTTATTCGATTTGAAGTAGTTTCATGCGGTCTTGAGCCACCTCAGACTGCTGGAAAGTGCCTTGTTAGCACCAGGATGTTTTGCTCGTGGCGCCTGTAGTACACCTGCTCGTCCGAGAGTGCTTCTACCAGCGATTGGCTGCTGGCGTTCCCGGTAAGTGCGCTGCCCCCACTGCCGTTCTGCAGCGGATTGTAGGGTTGGCCGTTGTCGATCAGCCTAACGCACACCTGTCCACGGTCTAGCTCCAGTTCCACATGCATCTCGACCCGCCGGGGCTCGTCGGCATGGTGGTGGAACAGGTGGTTAACCTCGATGTCCAGCAGGCGCTTCAGTTCAGCATTCACACTGGCGTCGGCCCCAGCTTCGGAAAAATGGCCTGTGAGCCAGTTGAGGGCGGTGGGTAATTCGTTGGCGTCGGAAAGTTGGAAACTCAGGTTGGTTGTCGTCATGGTCGTCTGGATATCAGCTCTCTTCCTGTAAAGCTGGTCAACTGGGATGTCGGCTGCGGGAAACGTCGCTCTATGGAATCTTTCAGGCGGCCGACTTGTTCAGGATACGCGATGTCAGTTTACTGCCATTCTCGAACAGCATTGATTGTTGAAAATCTCAATCCATTCGATGTTCTCTATTGTAGAGAATCATTCTGCAGACGGTAGCCGCCCGCGCATTTACACAGATCAACCTGCAGGTTCGCCGCGTCTCCCAATGGAACTTCAGTTCGACCGGTCCAGGGCTAGCTGGAGAAGGAAAATTTGCCGCGGTTGCTTGAGCTGGGTGGTGAAGATGACCAGCCTGCGGATCTCATGCATGTCCATCGTGCGGCTTTTCGGGGCGTTGCGCACTTCGTCGAGTGGGATACGGAAGCGGTTCAATCCTGGCTCCAGCGGTAGCCGCGTATTATAGCGATCGCTGTACGAACTCTTGCTGCGATCGTGCACGACGTCATTGATGCGTAAGGTCATCTCCAGCGGTGTCGATCCCGGATTGTAGAGCGCCACCTGGAGCATGTCGTATTCCCGCCAGTCCTCGGGCAGGTTATCGAGGGCGGCACCAGCATAGAAGTTGGTACCCAGGTCGATGCGCAGGCTGAAATCGTCTCCCGAGACGTGTTCCCGTGTGCGATGCACGTTGCCGCGCCAGAACAGCAACGGTTCGGTTGCGCTGAAATCATAGAGGGTAGGCAATTGGTGGTTGATGCGATATTGCAACTGGGCGACATCGGCCACCGCCTTGAGCTCGACCACCAGCAGTACGACGGCGGTAATACGCAGGACCCAGCGCGTAATGGCCTTGCGCGTGTTCGGGCTGGGTCGCTTCATCCACGCCAGGGCCAGCCAGGTGCCGATCAGGTTGCGAAAGATATCATGCCAGTCGCTTTGCCGTCCGACGTTGCCCTGCAGCCATTCGATGGCCACGCCCACGACGATAACCACTGCCGAAACGACCAGCCATAGCCGCCAGCCAGAAAACCACTGCTGGGGCTGTACCGCAAGCATCAGTAGCGCAAAGAAGATGATGTGGCCAAGGTTCCAGGCCGCCTTGAATAACGGCCCGGAAGTCCAGTCGGGGCCCCCCACGAAAAACAGGGGTAGCAGAACCACGGTGATTGCGATGTAGATGAGCCGGACACGCCGACCAGATGTGGTGATGCTCAGCATAGGTCTCACTATTAACTGTACGGCGAAGCCGGCCGGTGGACCGGTAGAGGGCTACCTCCGATGACGGTCTTCCGCCCGAACCTGTCGACACATTTTAGGTCCTTAAACGGTTATACCGTCCAGTTGGATGTGTGGCTGTCAGAATATTTAACGGGCTTTGGACGGTTAATTTAACAGGCCTCTAACCTATTGACTTAACGTATGTTTAAGGCCGAGTAGAGTGTTTGGGTAATTTTGTGCCCAAAACAGGCAGTTAAATACAGTGTGTCATTTTAATCGATGTGTTTTCTCTTTTAACAAATTGAATATTAAGGATGTTTCAGAAAGGCCTGAGACGCGTATTCGCCCGGGTTGGCATCGACATTGCGTTGCAGGGGGTGCATGCCTCGTTACAGACGTTTCGTCGGCGAGGGATATTCAGTAGGAAGTAAAGTCCAGGAGGACATGTATGTTCGCAAAGAAGCTACTCGCAGGTTCCGTATTTATGTTCGCTGCAGGCAGTGTCGCTGCTATGCCAACGGATCTGGCTGATCTGGAGTCAGACGACGGCGATCAGGTATTCGCCGACGTTTCCGAAGGTCAGTACAGCGATACGTATGCGAGCTACGTTACACTCACGGATACCGACGGCGATCTCGACGATAGCAACGTCACTCTTCTAGCCGAGTATGCCAACCTGGCAAGCGGTAACTCATTCGGTATCTATGACCAAAACACAGGCGAAGAGCTTTCACTCTTCACCGGTGGAACTGACGTCAACACCGGCGTTACCATTTCGTTCGACCTCGCTACCGGTGAGGCCACGAACCTGACCACCGAGGAATCTGCTGAAGTGGGTTCTACCTTCGGCTTCTATATCGACAACGGCGACGGTAACAAGTACTACTCAGATCCGGAGATGAACGATGGCTTCGATCCGGCCCTGATATACGATACCGTCGGTACCTCAGGTGAAGGCCTGTTCGGCTCCAACCTGGTCGTTGCCTTCGAAGACCAGGAAGCTGGCGACCGTGACTACAACGACCTAGTCGTTGGTCTGACCGACGTGGAAGCGGTGCCCGAGCCAGGTACCCTCGCATTGTTCGGTATGGGTCTGTTGGGCATGGGTGCTGCTGCCCGTCGCAAATCCTAAGCGACATACCCGAGATCCGTAACTTGTGCTCCGACCCGCATCCTGCGGGTCGGCGCTTTTCTGGGTTCCAAAAAACTGATCCAGTTCCGCCCCTCTTTGCCTGTTTCCACTAGACCCGGAACTGACCCACCAATTCGCGCAGGTTTTCGCCCAGGCGAGCCAACTCCTCGCTGGCTTCGTTGGTTTGGATTGTTCCAGTATCGCTGCGCTGGGCGGCTTCAACGATTCGCACGATATTGCGATTGATTTCCTCGGCAACCTGACTTTGTTGCTCCGACGCCGTCGCAATCTGTGTGACCTGATCGTGGATCGTACCCACCGAACTCTCGATTGTGCGCAGTGCGGTGGTCGCATGGTTGATCCGTTCGACCGTTTCGCCGGACCGGTTCTGTGAGGTCTTCATGCGCTCTACCGCCGCTTTTGACTCGGTCACGAAGCCTTCGATCATGCCCCTGATCTGGTCTGCCGATTCCGCGCTGCGACGAGCCAGTTGACGCACTTCATCCGCGACCACCGAGAAACCCCGCCCGTGTTCGCCGGCGCGAGCCGCTTCGATAGCCGCATTCAGTGCCAGCAGATTGGTTTGTTCGGTGACCGCATGGATGACGTCCAGCACTTGCTGGATATCGTCGGATTTTTTCGCCAGGGCGCTGATACTGCTCGCCGTATCCTCGATTTCCTCAGACAACTGATTGACCGCTGCCTGGGCCTGGCCAATGGTCGCACCGCCGTCCCGGGCGAGGCGATCGGCATCGGAAGCGGCGCTTTCCACTTCATTGGCATTGCCGGAAATCTGCTGGATCGTGGCCGCCATCTGGTTGATGGCCGAGGCAATCTGGTCGGTCTCGGAACCCTGGGCCTGGACCGATGCGCGGGTCTCGACCGATACCCGGCTCAGTTCTTCGGCAGCTGACGCCAATTGATCCGTTGTGGCGCCCACTTGCTGGATCGTGTTCTGGATCCTGATAACGAACGCGTTGAAGCGACGGCCCAACTCTGCCAGCTCATCGTTACCTTCATCAGGCAGTCGTTGACGCAGGTCGCCTTCGCCTTCCGCGATCTCACGCATCGTAGTGCTTACGCGCTTGATCGGGGCGGTGACGCTACGCCCAACCAGCAGGCCGATACTCAGCGCGATGAGAACAACGACGACCGTGATAATGGCGAAAAAGCTGATGGTACCAGCGATATGTGACTGGACCTTCCGTTCAGCGGCCGATAGGGCCGCCTGGATGTCGGTGGTGTAGACGCCGGCGCCGATCATCCAGTCCCACTCCGTGATCAGGGTAGCGTAGGAGACCTTCTGTTCGACGTTTCCTGTTCCGGGGTTTGGCCACTCATAGGCATGGAAGCCATCCCCGGCTGCTGCCTTGAAGATGTCGGTAATGAGCTTGCGCACCTCCGGTTTGGTTGTCGGGCCCTCGCGGCCGGGGTCCGGGCGGTAGGCGAGATTGAACACGTCGCGTGTATAGGCGAAGACATAGTTGCTGTCACCAAAGGTCATCGCACGGAGTCGCTCACGGGCTTCCTGCTTGGCTTCTTCCTGGTTGAGTGATGGATCGTCAATGACGTCCTGAACGACCGAGTAGGCCGTTTCCACGACGTTCTTTAGTCCTGCCTTCCGGGCCTCGAGCAGGTTTACGCGCAGCAGATCGATTTCTGCTTCACCATCCTGCTCGATCTGGTTAACGGTGAACCAGGTAATAGTGAATGCGGTCAAAATAACGGGTACCAGGACAGCAATGAGCAGTCGGGA
The window above is part of the Marinobacter nanhaiticus D15-8W genome. Proteins encoded here:
- a CDS encoding DUF6160 family protein translates to MKSLKTTALALAVSGLPLMAQAELKALDDSAMGGITGQAGVTIELETQVNIGEFRYVDEGTLAVSDIFVGGAGRDDMFSELGFAIPNEATDLIDNIKMNIDVLEDGDAAIDIFPLFGSPIDFAVRTGAWELRGDTDSTLLMDNLSIEGLFTEFKIRVDTETDNLNLRTRFAIDDMDVDVPFLAVGIRDLELTGAGYDDNPNIVSLGAVAEMDVYKAPNAAGVDSLAVDIETFDADMNIGGVLVGGTSIGSMALDDLSIQDTQMRIYGH
- a CDS encoding PEP-CTERM sorting domain-containing protein, which produces MFAKKLLAGSVFMFAAGSVAAMPTDLADLESDDGDQVFADVSEGQYSDTYASYVTLTDTDGDLDDSNVTLLAEYANLASGNSFGIYDQNTGEELSLFTGGTDVNTGVTISFDLATGEATNLTTEESAEVGSTFGFYIDNGDGNKYYSDPEMNDGFDPALIYDTVGTSGEGLFGSNLVVAFEDQEAGDRDYNDLVVGLTDVEAVPEPGTLALFGMGLLGMGAAARRKS
- a CDS encoding choice-of-anchor D domain-containing protein, producing MTSTNVRRSPRRLPFAMTAAALMAASGAATAEPVSLTLEYTCPFPLIGDQPILAEISADIPAEAQVGQPLGPFQIEALTTVNEDSRTGLKLVGSETIEGVATSTNIIRTVTGDTNITVPLTIPQSPIPDETGAFTVPASGEAAAQTFTADQVGEGSILVGGLVLDMTARTADGSVAPAPIGEFVADCTQVAGQDNVLQTFQIVGEQTTDPVIGLEPAETVDFGEVQSGLTGEQTVTISNTGGADLGINNVTLGGTNSGAFMQTNDCTTVAPGASCSVNLTYYAEGDGEQSATLTVASTDPESPSVELQLTGTSYTMATPNIATSPEEVSFGAVQVGTTAEQTVTVSNTGAAALNIAAININGATSEFMQTNDCATVAPDASCAVTVTYTPASADAGAAELVIESDDPDTASLTVPLSGEGDDGSSGTVDFLLDLEGSTYINASDSTLPLNGTIDAVLELATGMYTADLNIEPTQGSFQVLKFFRKLKATANVEFEPVEQTTGTLNNGTLTAESKLIVKVPKVTINLFGFKLPIGGGDQCQTMDPVTISMQSPEGETFKPAEGGNLTGTYALPPLENCGGLTDILNLFLAGDGNEINLSLTPNL
- a CDS encoding MarR family winged helix-turn-helix transcriptional regulator, translated to MSQNDDCAELQLENQLCFALHSTSLMMTKVYKPFLKALGLTYPQYLAMLVLWENDGLTVGEMSRKLLTDPGSLTPLLKRLEAEGAIKRTRRSTDERVVELRLTPEGKAMREIARTIPSCIAGASDRSFERLMALRDELVALREELRKSL
- a CDS encoding methyl-accepting chemotaxis protein; the protein is MNLFNRLRIRSRLLIAVLVPVILTAFTITWFTVNQIEQDGEAEIDLLRVNLLEARKAGLKNVVETAYSVVQDVIDDPSLNQEEAKQEARERLRAMTFGDSNYVFAYTRDVFNLAYRPDPGREGPTTKPEVRKLITDIFKAAAGDGFHAYEWPNPGTGNVEQKVSYATLITEWDWMIGAGVYTTDIQAALSAAERKVQSHIAGTISFFAIITVVVVLIALSIGLLVGRSVTAPIKRVSTTMREIAEGEGDLRQRLPDEGNDELAELGRRFNAFVIRIQNTIQQVGATTDQLASAAEELSRVSVETRASVQAQGSETDQIASAINQMAATIQQISGNANEVESAASDADRLARDGGATIGQAQAAVNQLSEEIEDTASSISALAKKSDDIQQVLDVIHAVTEQTNLLALNAAIEAARAGEHGRGFSVVADEVRQLARRSAESADQIRGMIEGFVTESKAAVERMKTSQNRSGETVERINHATTALRTIESSVGTIHDQVTQIATASEQQSQVAEEINRNIVRIVEAAQRSDTGTIQTNEASEELARLGENLRELVGQFRV
- a CDS encoding NAD-dependent protein deacetylase, with the protein product MPDVTASRIRSTAAGLPPLELHQPEEAGARLAEFIHRHPNLLVLTGAGVSTDSGIPDYRDGEGAWKRKQPVQHQAFMTEDDVRRRYWGRSLIGWPVMRNAQPNPAHFQLAELEHRSHSRLVVTQNVDRLHQRAGANAVLDLHGRADQVVCMSCGYRCARDEVHDRCSDLNPAFRHYKATTAPDGDADLEVDFSDFRVANCPRCDGILKPDVVFFGDFVPKQRVTTALDTLKESDGLLVIGSSLMVYSGFRFCRYAREWGKPMATLNLGRTRADDLVSLKLNARIGETLKVALDVL
- a CDS encoding ATP-binding protein gives rise to the protein MTTTNLSFQLSDANELPTALNWLTGHFSEAGADASVNAELKRLLDIEVNHLFHHHADEPRRVEMHVELELDRGQVCVRLIDNGQPYNPLQNGSGGSALTGNASSQSLVEALSDEQVYYRRHEQNILVLTRHFPAV
- a CDS encoding organic hydroperoxide resistance protein, with protein sequence MSLEKVAYRAYAEATGGRDGRAVSSDGVLDVALTTPKELGGSGGEGTNPEQLFAAGYSACFIGAMKFVAGRDKLPMPKDASIEGAVGIGPTDTGFGIEVELRISLPGMDDDQAKELIDKAHIVCPYSNATRGNIDVTLTRVD